One genomic window of Halorubrum hochsteinianum includes the following:
- a CDS encoding ribosome biogenesis/translation initiation ATPase RLI produces the protein MADDSIAVVDLDRCQPDRCNYECMKDCPPNRTGKECITKRGEDAAEGDPEQIHISEEICLGETCGICVNSCPFDAIEIINLPSELDDDPVHRYGDNAFSLYGLPTPEPGSVTGILGPNGIGKSTAVHALAGEMVPNLGDHAADGDWECVLDRFRGTGLQNYLESLKDGEVTVARKPQYVDQIPNQFDGNTRELLERTDERGALDDLVDRLNIRPVMDQDIDSISGGELQRVAIAACLARDADFYFLDEITPYLDIGQRMIVARLIRELADDAADRSMLVVEHDLAILDLLADTLHVAYGEPGAYGVITDPKSVRNGINEYLKGYLDNENMRIRPSAITFEEHAPRVASRSETLIEYPDLTKSYGDGEFELHVEGGEINRSEVLGVVGPNGIGKSTLAKLFTGDLEPDEGELDFALDISYKPQYIDIDQHMRVDAFLASITDEFGSSYWNTEIAQPLQLERVMEQNLSDLSGGERQRVAIAACLSEDADLYLLDEPSAHLDVEQRVRATTAIRRYAENHDATVMVVDHDIYMIDLLADRLMVFDGEPAERGRAAPPQEMRAGMNDFLADLDITFRRDERTGRPRINKPGSQLDSQQKRDGEYYYSG, from the coding sequence ATGGCCGACGACAGCATCGCGGTCGTGGACCTCGACCGGTGTCAGCCCGACCGCTGTAACTACGAGTGTATGAAGGACTGCCCGCCCAACCGGACGGGCAAGGAGTGTATCACGAAGCGGGGCGAGGACGCGGCGGAGGGCGACCCCGAACAGATCCACATCTCCGAGGAGATCTGTCTGGGCGAGACCTGCGGCATCTGCGTCAACTCCTGCCCGTTCGACGCCATCGAGATCATCAACCTCCCCTCCGAACTCGACGACGACCCGGTCCACCGATACGGCGACAACGCCTTCTCGCTGTACGGGCTCCCCACGCCGGAGCCGGGCAGCGTCACCGGCATCCTCGGGCCGAACGGGATCGGGAAGTCGACCGCCGTCCACGCGCTCGCCGGCGAGATGGTGCCGAACCTCGGCGACCACGCGGCCGACGGCGACTGGGAGTGCGTGCTCGACCGCTTCCGCGGCACCGGGCTCCAGAACTACCTCGAATCGCTGAAGGACGGCGAGGTGACCGTCGCGCGCAAGCCGCAGTACGTCGACCAGATCCCGAACCAGTTCGACGGCAACACCCGGGAGCTGTTGGAGCGCACCGACGAGCGCGGGGCGCTCGACGACCTCGTCGACCGGCTCAACATCCGCCCGGTGATGGACCAGGACATCGACTCCATCTCCGGCGGCGAGCTCCAGCGCGTCGCCATCGCGGCGTGTCTCGCGCGCGACGCCGACTTCTACTTCCTCGACGAGATCACGCCGTACCTCGACATCGGCCAGCGGATGATCGTCGCCCGCCTCATCCGCGAGCTGGCGGACGACGCCGCGGACCGCTCGATGCTCGTCGTCGAACACGACCTCGCCATCCTCGATCTCCTCGCCGACACCCTCCACGTCGCGTACGGTGAGCCGGGCGCGTACGGGGTCATCACCGACCCGAAGTCGGTCCGCAACGGGATCAACGAGTACCTCAAGGGCTACCTCGACAACGAGAACATGCGGATCCGCCCGTCGGCGATCACCTTCGAGGAGCACGCACCGCGAGTCGCCTCCCGGAGCGAGACGCTGATCGAGTACCCCGACCTGACGAAGTCGTACGGCGACGGGGAGTTCGAGCTTCACGTCGAGGGCGGCGAGATCAACCGCTCCGAGGTGCTCGGCGTCGTCGGCCCGAACGGGATCGGGAAGTCGACGCTCGCGAAGCTGTTCACCGGCGACCTAGAGCCCGACGAGGGCGAACTCGACTTCGCGCTCGACATCTCCTACAAGCCGCAGTACATCGACATCGATCAGCACATGCGCGTCGACGCGTTCCTCGCGTCCATCACCGACGAGTTCGGCTCCTCGTACTGGAACACGGAGATCGCCCAGCCGCTCCAGCTCGAACGCGTGATGGAGCAGAACCTCTCGGACCTCTCCGGCGGCGAGCGCCAGCGCGTCGCCATCGCGGCGTGCCTCTCCGAGGACGCCGACCTGTACCTCCTCGACGAGCCCTCCGCGCACCTCGACGTGGAACAGCGCGTGCGGGCGACGACCGCGATCCGCCGCTACGCCGAGAACCACGACGCGACCGTGATGGTGGTCGACCACGACATCTACATGATCGACCTGCTGGCCGACCGCCTGATGGTGTTCGACGGCGAGCCGGCCGAGCGCGGGCGCGCCGCGCCGCCGCAGGAGATGCGCGCCGGGATGAACGACTTCCTCGCCGACCTCGACATCACCTTCCGCCGCGACGAGCGCACCGGCCGCCCCCGGATCAACAAGCCGGGGTCGCAGCTCGACAGCCAGCAGAAGCGCGACGGCGAGTACTACTACTCGGGCTGA
- a CDS encoding MarR family transcriptional regulator gives MEGTQTEGLDDLPPSAKLVFKVLEYNGPLTQKGIVQESMLSARTVRYALERLEGIGVVDEDVYFADARQNLYKLTEPAQEFTADESEASCTAD, from the coding sequence ATGGAAGGAACCCAAACGGAGGGCCTCGACGACCTCCCCCCGAGCGCCAAACTCGTCTTCAAGGTGCTCGAATACAACGGACCGCTGACCCAGAAGGGGATCGTCCAGGAGTCGATGCTGTCGGCGCGAACCGTCCGATACGCGCTCGAACGGCTGGAGGGCATCGGCGTCGTCGACGAGGACGTCTACTTCGCGGACGCCAGACAGAACCTCTACAAGCTCACGGAGCCGGCACAGGAGTTCACCGCCGACGAGAGCGAGGCCTCCTGTACGGCCGACTGA
- a CDS encoding DUF7536 family protein produces MSDEPSKPPMLVLLESLSFYRNARVGAAVGALLAVLLYLVRTLELLGPVIDTREYPLFGPDVWFLLLAFVLAATSALSVAVALTIAAAVRGARETDAEPPE; encoded by the coding sequence GTGAGCGACGAGCCATCGAAACCCCCGATGCTGGTCTTGCTGGAGTCGCTGTCGTTCTACCGCAACGCCCGGGTCGGGGCGGCGGTCGGCGCGCTGCTCGCGGTGCTGTTGTACCTCGTCCGCACGCTCGAACTGCTCGGTCCGGTGATCGACACGCGGGAGTACCCGCTGTTCGGGCCGGACGTCTGGTTCCTCCTCCTGGCGTTCGTGCTGGCGGCCACGTCGGCGCTGTCGGTCGCGGTCGCTCTCACGATCGCCGCGGCGGTCCGCGGCGCGCGGGAGACCGACGCGGAGCCGCCGGAGTAG
- a CDS encoding C-terminal binding protein, with protein sequence MPRVVLSAFPMIDPETYREVLASAVDEPVEIEVAELGSTERLIEAAANADAVVTDINTPVTEAALEASDLDVVVRSAVGVDNVDVAAAAERGVTVTRVPDYCTEEVATHSVSLLFACLRSLKPYDGAVDDGGWGWEAGEPIRRVSASTIGLLSFGPIAERAAEQLSGFDADLVAYDPFVDADEMAEHGVEKVDFEGLFDRADHVGVYAPLTDATRGIVDADALGRLSEDSVLVNVSRGPVVDADALLDALETDGIKAAGLDVLEEEPPEDDPLVGRDDTLVTPHAAWYSEEAKDDLNRSGAADVAAVLNGETPDGRVDPDADWL encoded by the coding sequence ATGCCCCGAGTCGTGCTGTCGGCGTTCCCGATGATAGACCCGGAGACGTACCGCGAGGTCCTCGCCAGCGCAGTCGACGAGCCGGTCGAGATCGAGGTCGCGGAGCTGGGCTCGACCGAGCGGCTGATCGAGGCGGCCGCCAACGCCGACGCGGTCGTCACCGACATCAACACCCCGGTGACGGAGGCGGCGCTGGAGGCCTCGGACCTCGACGTCGTCGTCCGCTCGGCCGTCGGCGTTGACAACGTCGACGTCGCGGCGGCGGCGGAGCGCGGCGTCACCGTCACCCGGGTCCCCGACTACTGCACCGAGGAGGTGGCGACCCACTCGGTCTCGCTACTTTTCGCCTGCCTGCGTTCGCTGAAGCCGTACGACGGCGCGGTCGACGACGGCGGGTGGGGCTGGGAGGCCGGCGAGCCGATCCGGCGCGTGAGCGCGTCGACGATCGGCCTGCTCTCGTTCGGCCCGATCGCGGAGCGCGCGGCCGAACAGCTCTCCGGGTTCGACGCCGACCTCGTCGCGTACGACCCGTTCGTCGACGCCGACGAGATGGCCGAGCACGGCGTCGAGAAGGTCGACTTCGAGGGGCTGTTCGACCGCGCCGACCACGTCGGCGTCTACGCGCCCCTGACGGACGCGACGCGGGGGATCGTCGACGCGGACGCGCTGGGGCGGCTGAGCGAGGACTCGGTCCTCGTCAACGTGAGCCGCGGGCCGGTGGTCGACGCCGACGCCCTGCTCGACGCGCTGGAGACTGACGGCATAAAGGCGGCCGGGCTCGACGTGCTCGAAGAGGAACCCCCCGAGGACGACCCGCTCGTCGGCCGCGACGACACGCTCGTCACGCCGCACGCGGCGTGGTACAGCGAGGAGGCGAA